A genomic region of Bradyrhizobium sp. CCGB12 contains the following coding sequences:
- a CDS encoding YsnF/AvaK domain-containing protein, which produces MSIEEVNMQGQCVVAVYNSRNDAEQAYRAVVGSGVPADHVRLSNQPSQASSSERVSASSDGESFWDWLFGSDVPEDERRLYESHMERSGAALSVLVDAPTMADLDRIEGVMQGYNPVEIHQENRDGSTAVGSGVSGSAMTQEGYVSQGAEREKIIPLPEEEMKVGKRATETVKHIKTYVVEEPVQKDVRLRDERTVVERRPARGAATGQPLEREYEVRELHEEPVVQKDVRAGEELVVRKEATERTERVADTVKKTKADIDKTGR; this is translated from the coding sequence ATGTCCATTGAGGAGGTAAACATGCAAGGACAATGCGTAGTAGCAGTATACAACTCCCGCAACGATGCGGAGCAAGCCTACCGTGCTGTGGTCGGATCGGGCGTTCCGGCAGATCATGTGAGGCTAAGCAATCAACCATCACAGGCCTCAAGCAGTGAAAGAGTAAGCGCCAGCTCGGATGGAGAAAGCTTCTGGGACTGGCTGTTTGGAAGCGATGTGCCGGAAGACGAGCGCCGTCTTTATGAAAGCCACATGGAAAGAAGCGGTGCCGCGTTGTCGGTGTTAGTGGATGCACCCACCATGGCCGATCTCGACCGTATTGAAGGTGTGATGCAAGGGTACAATCCCGTCGAAATTCACCAAGAAAACAGGGATGGCTCGACAGCGGTCGGAAGCGGAGTATCAGGAAGCGCGATGACGCAAGAAGGGTATGTCTCTCAAGGCGCGGAACGCGAGAAGATCATCCCTCTCCCGGAAGAAGAAATGAAGGTTGGCAAACGTGCCACCGAGACCGTCAAGCATATAAAAACCTACGTAGTCGAGGAGCCCGTGCAAAAGGACGTGCGATTGCGCGATGAGCGAACAGTCGTCGAACGCCGTCCAGCCAGAGGAGCTGCGACAGGGCAACCTCTGGAGCGTGAGTACGAAGTGCGAGAACTGCATGAGGAGCCCGTGGTCCAGAAGGATGTTCGAGCCGGTGAAGAACTGGTGGTGCGCAAAGAAGCGACCGAGCGTACGGAGAGAGTTGCTGATACGGTGAAGAAAACCAAAGCCGACATCGACAAGACTGGGCGCTGA
- a CDS encoding DUF6894 family protein yields MTRYYFDLVDQDGVVVDEEGLEFSDMEGVEYEAARAMADAARESFHRPITPGESTIEVRDDLGPIMRVRFKVEIERLRSSKTATA; encoded by the coding sequence ATGACGCGCTATTATTTCGATCTGGTGGATCAAGACGGCGTTGTGGTCGACGAGGAGGGTCTAGAGTTCTCTGACATGGAGGGGGTCGAGTACGAAGCGGCCCGGGCCATGGCGGACGCGGCTCGCGAGAGCTTTCACCGACCGATCACCCCAGGAGAATCTACGATTGAGGTTCGCGACGATCTTGGACCAATTATGCGGGTGCGGTTCAAGGTCGAGATAGAGCGCCTCAGAAGCAGTAAGACCGCCACAGCTTAG
- a CDS encoding YhjD/YihY/BrkB family envelope integrity protein, translating into MDILLRVYSNISEYRVLARAAGMTYYSLLAIFPALAASIYYGLFSDPTAIAKHLDQVSGVLPGGAVDVALGEQEKRGFLTLNAVSLSFTLLFVLAALGPSWSFRLCSTSSGSRISPT; encoded by the coding sequence TTGGACATTCTGCTGCGGGTCTACTCCAACATCTCCGAGTACCGGGTCCTGGCTCGGGCCGCGGGCATGACCTACTACAGCCTGCTCGCGATCTTTCCCGCGCTCGCGGCCTCGATCTACTACGGCCTGTTCTCGGATCCGACCGCGATCGCCAAGCATCTGGACCAGGTCTCCGGAGTCCTGCCCGGCGGCGCGGTGGACGTCGCCCTAGGGGAGCAGGAGAAGCGAGGCTTTTTGACCCTGAACGCCGTCTCGCTGTCCTTCACGCTCCTGTTCGTGCTGGCGGCGCTGGGGCCATCGTGGTCCTTCCGGTTGTGCTCAACTTCATCGGGCTCTCGAATTTCGCCGACCTGA
- a CDS encoding DUF3606 domain-containing protein: MTDNLTKQGQPDRSKINMHEAHEVKYWAHALGVTREELQKAIDKVGNSAATVRKELGKESNAQ; encoded by the coding sequence GTGACTGATAACCTCACCAAGCAAGGTCAGCCCGACCGCAGCAAAATAAACATGCATGAGGCTCACGAGGTAAAGTACTGGGCGCATGCGCTCGGCGTGACCCGTGAAGAGCTTCAGAAAGCTATCGATAAGGTCGGCAATTCCGCAGCTACGGTCCGTAAGGAGTTGGGCAAGGAGTCGAACGCGCAATGA
- a CDS encoding DUF6894 family protein has translation MAMPEPAACLLVFPGMTIFHFDLYDGNEDHTDEDGNDLPDVAAARRLAIEALGQMIIDAGVKDQHGLKAVKVRDARGEVLRVSANVIVSTP, from the coding sequence ATGGCGATGCCGGAACCTGCCGCATGCTTGCTGGTTTTTCCCGGTATGACGATCTTTCATTTTGATCTCTATGACGGCAACGAGGATCATACGGATGAGGACGGGAACGACCTGCCTGATGTCGCGGCCGCCCGGCGGTTGGCCATCGAGGCGCTAGGACAAATGATTATTGATGCTGGCGTCAAAGATCAGCACGGCCTGAAGGCCGTCAAGGTTCGCGACGCCCGTGGTGAAGTGCTGCGCGTATCTGCCAACGTTATTGTCTCGACCCCCTGA
- a CDS encoding DUF892 family protein translates to MYHHVKKLMFTVRVDEPDPRFGNMLLEQFGGANGELAAAMQYSIQGLNCEDPDRKDLLMDIGTEELSHLEIVGTLARMHLQPTKFDRQAAEADPLIAIAGGGGVNLFNSQGNAWTADYLKITGELDVDLRSNIAAEARAKIVYERLINFCDDAGTKDALQFLMTREITHMKAFALALESMGKPAFSIGRIAPTPGLVDQFFNDSTGTGEHGEIDTRGPWNEGNGWVFTESPAIQAEPGASAAIIAESSAPEDQAGLGDLLIDELRDILHAEKQLTKALPKMAEAARFDQLRELFEQHLVETENQVERINECFELLGKTARAKPCKGMMGLVEEGQEVMAEGEEKEDAAADLALIGAAQRVEHYEISTYTTAKNLAQQLRHSAVVALLSKSLAEEENSDQLLNQVARSLMSVAKMPAALEQAE, encoded by the coding sequence ATGTATCACCATGTCAAGAAGCTGATGTTCACTGTCCGCGTCGATGAACCCGACCCTCGTTTTGGCAACATGCTTCTTGAACAGTTCGGCGGCGCCAACGGCGAGCTCGCGGCCGCGATGCAATATTCCATCCAGGGTCTGAACTGCGAGGATCCGGACCGCAAAGACCTGTTGATGGACATCGGCACCGAAGAACTGAGTCATCTCGAAATCGTGGGCACCCTCGCCCGCATGCATCTTCAGCCGACGAAGTTCGATCGCCAGGCGGCCGAAGCCGATCCGCTGATTGCAATCGCGGGGGGCGGCGGCGTGAACCTGTTCAACTCTCAGGGCAATGCCTGGACGGCCGATTACCTGAAGATCACCGGCGAGCTCGACGTCGACCTGCGCAGCAACATCGCCGCCGAAGCGCGCGCCAAGATCGTCTACGAGAGGCTGATCAATTTCTGCGACGACGCGGGCACGAAGGACGCGCTTCAGTTCCTGATGACCCGGGAAATTACTCACATGAAGGCGTTCGCGCTGGCGCTCGAGAGCATGGGCAAGCCGGCCTTCAGCATCGGCCGAATCGCGCCGACGCCTGGACTGGTCGACCAGTTCTTCAATGACTCCACCGGCACCGGGGAGCACGGCGAGATCGACACCCGGGGCCCCTGGAACGAGGGCAATGGCTGGGTCTTCACGGAATCTCCGGCGATTCAGGCCGAACCCGGCGCCTCGGCCGCAATCATCGCGGAAAGTTCGGCCCCGGAAGACCAAGCCGGTCTGGGCGACCTGTTGATCGATGAGCTCCGCGACATCCTACATGCGGAAAAGCAGTTGACCAAAGCGCTGCCGAAGATGGCTGAGGCAGCGCGATTCGATCAGCTTCGTGAGCTGTTCGAGCAGCATCTCGTCGAGACCGAAAATCAGGTGGAGCGCATTAACGAGTGCTTCGAGCTCCTCGGCAAGACCGCTCGCGCCAAACCTTGCAAGGGCATGATGGGATTGGTCGAGGAAGGCCAGGAGGTGATGGCCGAAGGTGAAGAAAAGGAAGACGCGGCTGCCGACCTGGCGCTGATCGGAGCGGCGCAGCGTGTGGAGCACTATGAGATCTCCACTTACACGACAGCAAAGAACCTCGCCCAGCAACTTCGCCACAGCGCCGTCGTCGCGTTGTTGTCGAAGTCGCTGGCCGAAGAAGAGAATTCGGATCAGCTACTCAACCAGGTCGCCCGATCGCTGATGTCGGTGGCAAAAATGCCTGCCGCACTCGAGCAGGCAGAATAA
- a CDS encoding YihY/virulence factor BrkB family protein: MLNFIGLSNFADLMLRIARWPAMFVAVALALIYRYEAIRGAPRWRWITWGSAAAAVLWLGASAMFSWYGGSFGKFNETYGSLGAVIGFMTWLWISGIRPPAIPWRARRSRGGRGTPEWPTRLDQHAATDGFRLLQRIGGPDSSGGRCASRRLVCSAACRRRTRRALSIVTCNIGIDPGGHALFLRQRGFERRAGLVHPDHWTERQQRLIGRDLEVVERVFRKYSSKSRRPP; the protein is encoded by the coding sequence GTGCTCAACTTCATCGGGCTCTCGAATTTCGCCGACCTGATGCTGCGGATCGCCAGGTGGCCGGCGATGTTCGTCGCGGTCGCGTTGGCGCTGATCTATCGTTATGAGGCAATCCGCGGGGCGCCGCGCTGGCGCTGGATCACCTGGGGCAGCGCCGCGGCCGCGGTGCTCTGGCTCGGAGCGTCCGCGATGTTCTCCTGGTATGGCGGCAGTTTCGGGAAGTTCAACGAGACCTATGGCTCGCTCGGCGCTGTGATCGGCTTCATGACCTGGCTCTGGATCTCCGGTATCAGACCGCCCGCGATACCATGGCGGGCTCGCCGAAGCCGAGGGGGGCGCGGGACGCCAGAATGGCCGACACGGTTGGACCAGCACGCAGCGACTGACGGCTTCCGGCTCCTGCAGAGGATAGGCGGACCCGATTCCTCGGGCGGAAGGTGCGCTAGCCGGCGGCTGGTATGTTCTGCCGCTTGCCGCCGCCGGACTCGTCGCGCACTATCCATCGTGACCTGCAACATTGGCATCGATCCAGGCGGCCATGCGCTCTTCCTCCGTCAGCGAGGTTTCGAGCGGCGCGCGGGCCTAGTCCATCCCGATCACTGGACCGAGCGTCAACAGCGACTTATAGGCCGCGATCTCGAAGTGGTCGAACGCGTTTTTCGCAAGTATTCTTCAAAATCTCGTCGCCCGCCATGA
- a CDS encoding SDR family oxidoreductase, translated as MKVAVIGGTGLLGSAIVADLSSRGHSVVSMSRSADIGCPGAISVDLNEAASPSYWLTHLDGVEAVVNCAGILQDSPRDSTSMVHHQGITTLFAACEQLRIRRVIHFSAVGVDRQTPTAFSETKLSGDKALMERDLDWIILRPSVVIGRAAYGASALMRGLAALPALPVMPNTGQLQIVLLEDVVHTVNRFLEPGTPARTIVELVGPHRLSFVEVIALIRRWYRWGPAQEIRLPDFASSVLYKFGDMISLLGWRPPVRSTAEREIRRGAVGDLEGMQRLGLRPKGLPDFFASEPASVQERWFARMYLLKPAIFIVLSLFWISTAFVSLGPGWGYGIGLMGEGGVEGASAALTVIAGALSDLVIGLAIAYRPTSRYGLYAAIAISFTYAIIGTILVPRLWADPLGPMLKIWPIIVLHFAALAVLDDR; from the coding sequence ATGAAGGTTGCCGTCATCGGAGGGACCGGACTGTTGGGATCCGCTATTGTAGCTGACCTATCCTCGCGCGGCCATTCAGTTGTTTCCATGAGCAGAAGCGCCGACATTGGGTGTCCAGGCGCGATCTCGGTCGATCTCAACGAGGCGGCGTCGCCCTCTTACTGGCTCACCCATCTCGACGGCGTAGAGGCCGTAGTGAACTGCGCCGGGATACTCCAAGATAGCCCAAGAGATTCCACGTCAATGGTCCATCATCAGGGCATTACGACTCTTTTTGCTGCCTGCGAGCAACTTAGAATCCGCCGCGTCATCCATTTCTCAGCAGTCGGCGTAGACCGTCAGACCCCCACCGCGTTTTCAGAAACGAAATTATCTGGCGACAAGGCTCTGATGGAGCGTGACCTCGACTGGATCATCTTGCGTCCGTCCGTCGTGATCGGTCGAGCGGCCTATGGAGCCAGCGCGCTCATGCGAGGTCTAGCTGCCCTCCCGGCCCTGCCAGTGATGCCGAACACGGGGCAGCTCCAGATCGTCCTACTTGAGGATGTTGTGCATACTGTGAATCGTTTTCTAGAACCCGGCACGCCCGCACGGACAATTGTCGAATTGGTCGGCCCGCATCGCCTTTCTTTCGTCGAAGTCATTGCACTGATCCGCCGCTGGTACCGTTGGGGTCCGGCGCAGGAGATTCGCTTGCCGGACTTTGCTTCGAGCGTGTTGTACAAGTTCGGTGACATGATTTCGCTTTTGGGCTGGCGGCCTCCCGTACGGAGCACTGCTGAGCGGGAGATCAGGCGAGGGGCGGTCGGCGATCTTGAAGGGATGCAGCGGCTTGGGCTGCGTCCAAAAGGCCTTCCGGATTTCTTCGCCTCCGAACCAGCCTCAGTGCAGGAACGTTGGTTTGCGCGTATGTATTTGCTTAAGCCCGCGATATTCATCGTGTTGTCTCTATTCTGGATCTCGACCGCGTTCGTCTCGCTGGGGCCAGGCTGGGGCTACGGTATCGGTCTCATGGGCGAGGGCGGCGTCGAAGGAGCGAGTGCGGCGCTTACGGTGATCGCAGGCGCATTATCCGACCTGGTGATTGGACTCGCGATCGCCTATCGACCAACCAGCCGGTACGGACTCTATGCGGCCATTGCTATCTCCTTCACTTATGCGATCATCGGGACCATACTTGTGCCTCGACTATGGGCCGATCCTCTAGGGCCGATGCTGAAGATCTGGCCGATTATCGTCCTGCATTTCGCAGCGCTTGCTGTTCTTGATGATCGATAA
- a CDS encoding NADP-dependent oxidoreductase, protein MLAWRVHEFGAPQVMIFERLPRPDPGQGDVLIHVHAAGVGPWDGWIRAGKSALPQPLPLTLGSDLSGTVAALGSGISDLAVGDQVFGVTNTQFLGAYAEYALASAAMLAMKPSSLSYAEAASVPVVAVTAWQALFEHARLEAGQTVVIHGAAGNVGAYAVQLARRARLRSIATAGAKDIEYVRSLGADKVLDYHTQRFEEEVKAADAVLDLVGGETQMRSFQVLRPGGKLISAVSQPDQGRAKHYGVTATFFLVEVTTERLRTIADLIDLGELKTCVGVVLPLTDARDAHMMLEGRRSRPKGKIVLNVEVADEPTAPA, encoded by the coding sequence ATGTTGGCATGGCGAGTACACGAATTTGGAGCGCCGCAAGTGATGATATTTGAACGCCTCCCAAGGCCAGATCCTGGTCAGGGCGACGTTCTTATCCATGTTCACGCCGCGGGCGTCGGTCCTTGGGACGGCTGGATCAGGGCCGGCAAGAGCGCGTTGCCGCAGCCTCTTCCTCTCACACTCGGCTCCGATCTGTCTGGAACGGTCGCGGCTCTGGGATCGGGCATTTCCGATCTCGCGGTCGGAGATCAGGTGTTCGGAGTGACCAACACTCAGTTCCTTGGCGCTTACGCAGAATACGCTCTGGCCTCCGCTGCGATGCTCGCGATGAAACCAAGCTCGCTGAGCTATGCCGAAGCGGCCTCCGTACCCGTCGTTGCGGTCACGGCGTGGCAGGCTCTGTTCGAGCACGCTCGCCTCGAAGCCGGGCAGACGGTGGTCATTCATGGAGCTGCGGGAAACGTTGGAGCCTACGCGGTTCAGCTCGCTCGTCGCGCTCGCCTTCGTTCAATCGCGACGGCTGGGGCGAAGGACATCGAGTACGTGCGGTCCCTCGGTGCCGACAAAGTATTGGACTATCATACGCAACGCTTCGAGGAAGAGGTAAAAGCCGCTGACGCGGTACTGGATCTCGTCGGAGGCGAAACGCAAATGCGTTCTTTTCAGGTTCTTCGCCCGGGCGGCAAGTTGATCTCCGCAGTTTCCCAGCCCGATCAAGGCCGCGCAAAGCACTACGGAGTCACCGCAACCTTCTTCTTGGTGGAGGTGACCACCGAGCGGCTGCGCACAATCGCCGATCTCATTGACCTCGGCGAGCTGAAGACCTGCGTAGGTGTAGTCCTCCCTCTCACGGATGCGCGAGATGCGCACATGATGTTGGAGGGCCGACGATCACGCCCGAAAGGAAAGATCGTTCTCAACGTAGAGGTTGCGGACGAACCCACAGCGCCCGCTTGA
- a CDS encoding PAS domain-containing sensor histidine kinase, which translates to MKTPPVGDARSLELLINAIVDYAIFMLDIDGAVRTWNTGAARLKGYSGDEIIGKALAVFYTPEDRKKGLPEKALATAAETGRFASEGWRVRKDGSRFWALVVIDAIRDERGKLIGFAKVTRDITERQQAHEELLEGERRYRRLVEAVVDYAIFQLDASGHVATWNPGAQRIKGYAPEEIIGQHFSAFYTPEDLEKEVPKTALAQAAELGRFEAEGWRVRKDETRFWASVVIDRITDETGALIGFAKVTRDLTERKQAQDELKAVQEQLVASQKLEAIGQLSGGIAHDFNNLLMIVLGNLENAERNSRHVGGPNLHRALANAKRGAQRAAALTSRLLAFSRRQALDPKPINLNNFLSGLQEFLQRTIGERVEVQTVGGAGLWQIEADVNHLESAIVNLAINARDAMPNGGKLTVEAANVSADEDYFRANPELAAGQYVVICVSDTGTGMSTEVLNHAFEPFFTTKEPGQGTGLGLSQVYGFVKQSGGNVKIYSEVGEGTSIRMYFPRYHGSAQPAADDAEEPFAEGEAVETILVVEDDADLRTYVSDVLRDLNYRVVSAGSAQAALTILLQENQQVDLLLTDVVMPGINGRELGRRAQQIRPRLKMLYMTGYSRNAVVHQGRLDEGVDLLEKPVTQAKLALKVREMLDRSNP; encoded by the coding sequence ATGAAAACACCTCCCGTCGGGGACGCCCGAAGTCTCGAACTGCTGATCAACGCCATCGTCGACTACGCAATTTTCATGCTCGATATCGACGGGGCTGTCAGAACCTGGAACACCGGAGCGGCGCGTCTCAAGGGTTATTCGGGTGACGAGATCATTGGGAAGGCGTTAGCTGTCTTCTACACGCCCGAAGACCGCAAAAAGGGCCTGCCGGAAAAGGCGCTTGCAACCGCTGCGGAGACTGGACGCTTCGCGTCAGAAGGATGGCGCGTACGCAAGGATGGCAGTCGTTTCTGGGCGCTGGTCGTCATCGACGCCATACGCGACGAACGGGGCAAGCTGATTGGCTTTGCCAAAGTCACCCGCGACATCACCGAACGACAGCAGGCTCACGAGGAACTGCTGGAAGGCGAGCGGCGATACCGCCGGCTTGTCGAAGCCGTCGTTGATTACGCCATTTTTCAATTGGATGCGTCCGGCCACGTTGCGACGTGGAATCCCGGTGCTCAGCGCATCAAGGGCTACGCTCCGGAAGAGATCATTGGCCAGCATTTCAGTGCGTTTTACACTCCCGAAGACCTCGAAAAAGAGGTGCCCAAAACCGCGCTGGCGCAGGCGGCCGAACTGGGGCGGTTTGAAGCTGAAGGCTGGCGCGTGCGCAAGGATGAAACACGCTTCTGGGCGTCGGTCGTTATTGATCGGATTACTGATGAGACCGGCGCCCTCATCGGCTTTGCCAAAGTTACGCGCGATCTCACCGAACGCAAGCAGGCGCAGGACGAACTGAAGGCGGTTCAGGAACAGCTTGTTGCGTCCCAGAAGTTGGAAGCCATCGGCCAGCTCAGTGGAGGCATCGCGCACGACTTCAACAATCTGCTCATGATCGTGCTTGGGAATCTCGAAAACGCCGAACGCAACAGCCGGCACGTTGGAGGTCCAAATCTTCACCGTGCGTTGGCGAATGCGAAGCGTGGCGCCCAACGAGCCGCAGCCCTGACCAGCCGATTGCTCGCGTTCTCGCGCCGCCAGGCACTCGATCCAAAGCCGATCAACCTGAACAACTTTCTCAGTGGTCTGCAGGAATTCTTGCAGCGTACCATAGGCGAGCGCGTCGAGGTACAGACGGTCGGCGGGGCCGGCCTCTGGCAGATCGAAGCGGACGTCAACCACCTCGAGTCCGCCATCGTCAATCTTGCGATCAACGCTCGCGATGCGATGCCAAACGGTGGAAAGCTGACGGTTGAGGCCGCAAACGTGTCAGCAGACGAGGATTATTTCCGCGCCAACCCGGAGCTTGCTGCTGGTCAGTACGTCGTCATTTGCGTGAGTGACACGGGCACGGGCATGAGCACCGAGGTGTTGAACCACGCGTTTGAACCATTTTTCACGACTAAGGAGCCCGGCCAAGGAACCGGCCTCGGGCTCAGCCAGGTCTACGGCTTTGTCAAGCAGTCCGGTGGCAATGTAAAAATCTATAGCGAAGTCGGCGAGGGTACGAGCATCAGGATGTACTTCCCGCGCTACCACGGCAGCGCGCAGCCCGCCGCGGACGACGCGGAGGAACCCTTTGCCGAAGGAGAGGCGGTGGAGACCATCCTCGTCGTCGAAGACGATGCCGACCTGAGGACTTATGTCTCGGACGTCTTGCGGGATCTCAACTATCGCGTGGTATCGGCGGGCAGCGCGCAAGCCGCGTTGACTATTTTGTTGCAGGAGAATCAACAGGTAGACTTGCTGTTGACCGACGTGGTGATGCCGGGCATCAATGGGCGCGAGCTAGGCCGGCGGGCGCAGCAGATTCGACCTCGTCTCAAAATGCTGTACATGACCGGATACTCCCGAAATGCCGTCGTGCATCAAGGAAGGTTGGACGAAGGCGTTGATCTGCTCGAAAAGCCCGTTACCCAGGCGAAGCTGGCGTTGAAGGTGCGCGAGATGTTGGACAGGTCTAATCCTTAG
- a CDS encoding SDR family oxidoreductase: MSNASGKIAIVTGASRGIGAAIAERLGRDGFAVVINYAGSAAEAEALAGKISQAGGRAITAQADVSNASAVASMFNAAEEAFGGVDVLVNNAGVMQLAAISEADDSLFDSQIAINLKGTFNTLREATRRLRNGGRIVNLSSSQTGLLHPTYGIYAATKAAVEAMTQVLSKELRGRNITVNAVAPGPTATKLFLDGKPKDVIDHLANLAPLERLGEPADVAAAVAFLAGPDGGWINGQVLRANGGII; this comes from the coding sequence ATGTCCAATGCAAGTGGAAAAATCGCAATTGTCACGGGTGCGTCGCGCGGCATTGGTGCCGCAATCGCTGAACGGCTCGGGCGTGATGGCTTTGCGGTCGTCATCAACTATGCCGGCAGTGCTGCCGAGGCGGAAGCGCTGGCCGGCAAGATCTCCCAGGCCGGCGGTCGGGCTATCACTGCGCAGGCAGACGTCAGCAACGCAAGCGCCGTGGCGAGCATGTTCAATGCCGCGGAAGAGGCGTTCGGCGGCGTGGACGTGCTGGTCAACAACGCCGGTGTGATGCAGCTGGCGGCGATCTCCGAAGCCGATGACTCGCTCTTCGATAGCCAGATAGCCATCAATCTGAAGGGTACCTTCAACACCTTACGCGAGGCGACACGCCGGCTGCGAAATGGTGGCCGCATCGTCAACCTGTCCTCCAGCCAAACGGGTCTCTTGCATCCGACCTACGGTATCTATGCCGCCACCAAGGCGGCGGTCGAGGCGATGACACAAGTTCTGTCGAAAGAGTTGCGCGGCCGCAATATCACCGTCAACGCGGTTGCGCCGGGACCGACCGCAACAAAGCTGTTTCTCGACGGCAAGCCGAAGGACGTGATCGATCATCTCGCAAATCTCGCGCCGCTGGAGCGGCTCGGCGAGCCCGCGGATGTCGCGGCTGCGGTTGCATTTCTCGCCGGGCCAGACGGCGGCTGGATCAACGGCCAGGTGCTCCGTGCCAACGGCGGGATCATCTGA
- a CDS encoding DUF2269 domain-containing protein — MLYFVLKYLHVVGAAVLLGTGSGIAFFMLAAHLGGKPSIIAGVARIVVIADFVFTATAVVAQPITGSLLVLHVGYSFWEGWIVLSMVLYVITGVLWLPVVWMQMRLRDLASIAAAKGSPLPPEYHRIFWLWFAFGIPAFIAVSAILWLMIAKPQLALFEVW; from the coding sequence ATGCTGTACTTCGTTCTCAAATACTTACATGTCGTGGGCGCAGCGGTCTTGCTTGGCACAGGATCGGGCATTGCGTTTTTCATGCTTGCAGCTCACCTCGGCGGAAAACCCTCCATCATCGCGGGCGTCGCCCGAATTGTTGTGATTGCGGACTTTGTCTTCACAGCCACTGCCGTCGTCGCACAGCCCATCACAGGTTCGCTGCTTGTGCTGCACGTCGGCTACTCCTTCTGGGAAGGATGGATCGTTTTGTCGATGGTGCTATATGTCATCACGGGGGTGCTGTGGCTGCCCGTCGTTTGGATGCAAATGCGCCTTAGAGATCTTGCCTCAATCGCAGCGGCAAAAGGCTCGCCTTTGCCTCCTGAATATCATCGAATTTTCTGGCTGTGGTTTGCCTTCGGGATTCCAGCGTTCATCGCTGTGTCCGCTATACTCTGGCTGATGATAGCCAAGCCTCAACTTGCACTTTTTGAAGTGTGGTAG
- the phaP gene encoding phasin family protein (Members of this family are phasins (small proteins associated with inclusions such as PHA granules). Note that several different families of phasins have been named PhaP despite very little sequence similarity to each other.), with the protein MANPRPEERSTQSMEDASRRTGEQTTRIGQAAAEAGEEVARASADMLKQNVETLQQTWRSSLEAATSVMGRSSEQFGRTLGLSAEDAQKATAATERSARNAQTLLYSGTAAAKVMGGMSQEYLQMVRQQFEKHIDHMNRLWTCRTPQDFAAVQTDMVRETVETALESSRRIADMSLKMADDTGKQIKQTMAQISR; encoded by the coding sequence ATGGCCAACCCGCGTCCGGAAGAGAGATCGACACAAAGCATGGAAGACGCATCCCGCCGTACGGGAGAGCAGACTACGCGCATCGGGCAAGCAGCGGCTGAAGCCGGAGAGGAAGTGGCACGGGCGAGCGCTGATATGCTCAAGCAAAATGTTGAGACGTTACAGCAAACCTGGCGCTCCAGCCTCGAAGCGGCGACCTCGGTGATGGGACGGTCTAGCGAGCAGTTTGGTCGCACGCTTGGCTTATCTGCGGAAGATGCGCAAAAGGCAACGGCGGCAACTGAACGGTCAGCTCGCAACGCGCAGACGCTCCTTTACAGTGGCACAGCCGCCGCCAAAGTGATGGGGGGAATGTCCCAAGAGTACCTTCAGATGGTTCGGCAACAATTTGAGAAGCACATCGACCACATGAACAGGTTGTGGACGTGCCGAACTCCACAGGACTTTGCAGCGGTGCAGACTGACATGGTGCGGGAGACCGTGGAGACTGCTCTGGAAAGCAGCCGTCGTATCGCCGACATGTCGCTCAAAATGGCCGACGATACCGGAAAGCAGATTAAACAAACGATGGCTCAGATCTCACGCTAA
- a CDS encoding CsbD family protein, protein MDREHVKGAVDKAKGAIKEGAGKITGDKDMETVGKIDKAKGSAHNAAGDVKDAARNAADALK, encoded by the coding sequence ATGGACCGCGAACATGTAAAGGGCGCTGTGGACAAAGCAAAAGGCGCCATAAAGGAAGGTGCTGGGAAGATTACTGGGGATAAGGACATGGAAACCGTAGGCAAGATCGATAAGGCCAAGGGATCCGCGCACAACGCTGCGGGAGATGTGAAGGATGCGGCGCGGAACGCCGCTGATGCCCTGAAATAG
- a CDS encoding DUF892 family protein, giving the protein MKRLQQCLEACGESTSTLKDTAQSVAANAMAMAHFMAGDEILKNTCEKRVRPLRDRGL; this is encoded by the coding sequence TTGAAGCGGCTCCAGCAATGCCTAGAGGCCTGCGGTGAGAGTACCTCGACTCTCAAGGACACAGCTCAGTCGGTCGCGGCGAATGCCATGGCGATGGCTCATTTCATGGCGGGCGACGAGATTTTGAAGAATACTTGCGAAAAACGCGTTCGACCACTTCGAGATCGCGGCCTATAA